In the Carassius gibelio isolate Cgi1373 ecotype wild population from Czech Republic chromosome A2, carGib1.2-hapl.c, whole genome shotgun sequence genome, one interval contains:
- the LOC127939525 gene encoding uncharacterized protein LOC127939525: protein MMTRIAVGACFTVSEIYKKLYAFFWMFVAAEAWFSEGRTNLIQHHIETKPGVVTDASDWGLGAVLSQGVEGVDRPVLSPQFCSNRLNAKDTCAVKPIKTVSVPRIVRSKYKYKYNVGSRKNIIVIKPEKFKVNEQKQFLKFGLINIRSLAPKAVIVNEMITDNSFDLLCLTETWLKPNDYFGLNESTPPNYCYKHEPRQTGRGGGVATIYSDILNVTQKTGYRFNSFEILLLNVTLSDMQKKSNVSLALATVYRPPGPYTEFLKEFADFLSDLLVTVDKALIMGDFNIHVDNANDTLGLAFTDLINSFGVKQNVTGPTHRFNHTLDLIISHGIDLTAIDIVPQSDDITDHFLVSCMLRITDQSINHLYLYSALNKIHCVKALNNIHLENSV, encoded by the exons GGTCGCACTAatctgattcagcaccatattgaGACCAAGCCGGGCGTGGTG ACTGACGCATCGGACTGGGGGCTGggcgcagtcctgtcccagggGGTGGAGGGGGTGGACAGGCCGGTGCTCAGCCCCCA gttttgttccaaccgcttaaatgctaaagatacttgcgctgtaaaacctattaagactgtgtctgttccccgaatagtgaggtcaaaatataaatataaatataatgtaggatctagaaaaaatattatcgtaattaaaccagaaaaatttaaagtaaatgaacaaaaacaatttttaaagtttgggctcataaatattagatcactcgcaccaaaagcagttattgtaaatgaaatgatcacagataatagttttgatttactctgcttgactgaaacctggctaaaaccaaatgattattttggtctaaatgagtctactccaccaaactactgttataagcatgagccccgtcagactggtcgtggcgggggtgttgcaacaatatatagtgatattctcaatgttacccagaaaacaggatacaggtttaactcttttgaaatacttctgctaaatgttactctgtcagacatgcaaaagaaatctaatgtatctcttgctctggctactgtgtatagaccaccagggccgtatacagaattcctaaaagaatttgcagatttcctctcagaccttctagttacagttgataaggcgctaatcatgggagattttaatattcacgttgataatgcaaatgatacattaggacttgcgtttactgacctaataaactcctttggagtcaagcaaaatgtcaccgggcccactcatcgttttaatcatacactagatttaattatatcgcatggaatcgatcttactgctatagatattgtacctcaaagtgatgatattacagaccatttccttgtatcgtgcatgctgcgtataactgatcaatcaatcaatcacctttatttatatagtgctttaaacaaaatacattgcgtcaaagcactgaacaacattcatttggaaaacagtgtctaa